In the genome of Streptomyces sp. P3, the window TCTCCTCGGCCTCGAGGAGGGTCTCTTCGATCACCACTTGCTCCTGCGTGTCTTGAGTAGGCCCGGCTGCGGATCCTTGCGGGGCGGCGGCCGGCTGCGTCGCGTCTTCTTCCTGCACGGTTCCCGACCGGCAGGACATTGTCCATCCCCCGACCAGGGTCCGCCCCCCGGTCAGGTGTTGTCGTGCGAAACCGGGATTCCACCGGTCAGGCTCGGCCGCCTTGCTCGTCCACGAGCGTGCCGATCTTCTCACCCTTGACGGCGCGAGCGATATTGCCCTCCGCGAGAAGCTCGAAGACGAGAATCGGGAGTTTGTTGTCGCGGCACAGCGTGACCGCCGTGGCGTCGGCGACCTTCAGCTCGCGCGTGATGACCTCGCCGTACCCGAGGGCGTCGAACTTGACGGCCGCCGGGTTGGTCTTGGGGTCGGAGTCGTAGACGCCGTCCACGCCGTTCTTGCCCATGAGCAGCGCCTCGGCGTCGATCTCCAGGGCGCGCTGCGCGGCGGTGGTGTCGGTGGAGAAGTAGGGCATGCCCATGCCGGCGCCGAAGATCACCACACGGCCCTTCTCCAGGTGCCGCACGGCGCGCAACGGGATGTACGGCTCGGCGACCTGGCCCATGGTGATGGCGGTCTGCACCCGGCTGTCGATGCCCTCCTTCTCCAGGAAGTCCTGGAGGGCGAGGCAGTTCATGACGGTGCCGAGCATCCCCATGTAGTCCGAGCGCGCGCGGTCCATGCCGCGCTGCTGGAGTTCGGCCCCGCGGAAGAAGTTGCCGCCGCCGATGACGACCGCGATCTCGGCGCCGTCACGCACGACCGCGGCGATCTCGCGGGCGATCTTGTGCACCACGTCGGGGTCCACGCCGAGGCCCCCGCCGCCGGAGAACGCCTCTCCGGACAGCTTCAGCAGGAACCGGCCGTGTACCTTGCCGTCGTCGCTCTTCTGGGCCTTGGTGGTCATGGGAGTTCCCGCCTCTTTCGCGTGGTGCACAAACGAAGAAGGCCACTGCCGGTGGGGTGTCGTTCGCATCCCATGCGCGGCAATGGCCTCCTCGTCAGATCTGCTGTCGTCCGCCACGCGTGCGCGTGACGGCGTACCGGACGACTGCACCCGACCCTATCGGGCCGACGCGTCGATCGCGGTACGGACTCAGATGCCGACCTTGATGCGCGAGAAGCGCTTCAGGGTGACACCGGCCTCGTCCAGAACCTTCTGGACCGACTTCTTGTTGTCCAGCGCGTACGGCTGGCCGAGCAGCGTGGCGTCCTTGAAGAAGCCGTTGAGGCGACCCTCGACGATCTTCGGCAGGGCGGCCTCGGGCTTGCCCTCGGCGCGGGTGGTCTCCTCGGCGACGCGGCGCTCGGACTCGACGACCTCGGCCGGCACGTCCTCCTTGGAGAGGTACTTCGGCGCGAAGGCGGCGATGTGCTGGGCGACGCCCTTGGCGATCTCGGCGTTCGGCTTGTCGAGCTCGACGAGGACACCGATCTGCGGGGGGAGGTCGGGCATCGTGCGGTGCATGTACGCGGTGACGTAGCCGTCGGTGAACTGCGCGAAGCGGTCCAGCACGATCTTCTCGCCGAGGTTGGCGTTGGCCTCGTCCACGAACGCCTGGACGGTCTTGCCGGGCTCGATCTCGGAGCCGAGCAGCGCCGCGATGTCGGCCGGGGCGGTCTTCGCCACGTGCTCGGCGATCGCGCTCGCGACGGCCTGGAACTTGTCGCCCTTGGCGACGAAGTCGGTCTCGCACTTCAGCTCGACGATGACGCCGGAGGAGTTGTCGTCGGCAATGACCGAGACCACGGCGCCGTTCTCGGCGGAGCGGCCCTCGCGCTTGGCGACGCCCTTCTGGCCCTTGATGCGGAGCGCCTCGACGGCCTTGTCGACGATGCCCTCGGCCTCGTCCAGCGCCTTCTTGCAGTCCATCATGCCGGCGCCGGTGAGCTCACGGAGCTTCTTGACGTCGGCGGCGGTGTAGTTCGCCATGATCTGTGAATCTCTCTCGGAGTTCGAAGTCTCGAAGATCTACGAAGATCTGCGGGCTGTGGGTGGACGGCGGGCGGCACTCCCGGTGCCTCCCGCCGTCACTTCGCCCTACGACCGTACGGACCGCGTGGCGACCGTACGGCTCACGGCCTGACTCAGGCCTGCTCGCCCTCGGCGGCCGGAGCGGCCTCGGCGGCGGGAGCCTCGTCGGCAGCGGCCTCGGCGGCGGGAGCCTCGGCGGCCGGAGCCTCGTCGGCAGCGGCCTCGGCCGGCTTCTCGGCAGCCTCGTCCGCCTTCTCGGCGTCGGCCTTCTTCTCGCCCTCGAGCAGGTCGCGCTCCCACGCGGCCAGCGGCTCGCCGGCGGCCTTGTCGCCCTTGTCGCCGGTGGCGACGCCGGAACGGGAGATGAGGCCCTCGGCGACGGCGTCGGCGATCACGCGGGTGAGCAGGGTGACGGAGCGGATCGCGTCGTCGTTGCCCGGGATCTTGTAGTCGACCTCGTCGGGGTCGCAGTTGGTGTCGAGGATGGCGACGACCGGGATGTTGAGCTTCCGGGCCTCACCGACCGCGATGTGCTCCTTCTTGGTGTCCACGATCCAGACGGCGCTGGGGACCTTGGACATCTCGCGGATACCACCGAGGGTCTTCTCGAGCTTGGCCTTCTCACGCGAGAGGACCAGGAGCTCCTTCTTCGTCAGACCCGAGGCGGCGACGTCCTCGAAGTCGATGAGCTCGAGCTCCTTGAGGCGCTGCAGGCGCTTGTAGACGGTCGAGAAGTTGGTGAGCATGCCGCCCAGCCAGCGCTGGTTGACGTAGGGCATGCCGACGCGGGTGGCCTGCTCGGCGATGGCCTCCTGCGCCTGCTTCTTCGTGCCGACGAACATGACCGTGCCGCCGTGGGCGACGGTCTCCTTGACGAACTCGTAGGCGCGGTCGATGTACGACAGCGACTGGAGCAGGTCGATGATGTAGATGCCGTTGCGCTCGGTGAAGATGAAGCGCTTCATCTTCGGGTTCCAGCGACGGGTCTGGTGACCGAAGTGGACGCCGCTTTCCAGCAGCTCCCGCATCGTGACGACGGCCATGGCCGTTCTCCTTGGGTTTCTCGGTTGTGCCGCGGGAACCGGGCGGCTCCCGCGCCTGACGCCCGCGATGCGCCGAGCCACTAAGGACCGAGGGGCGCGGATACCGGAAGACCGACCGTGGCCGGGCCCCCGATATCGGGGCGTGCGAAGTCGACCCGGTGACCCGGATCGCCAGAAGAAGTGTACGGGACCCGCGGGGTGCCGGGTGACGCCGCTGTCCACAAGTGGCGCGCTGTCCACAGGCCACAGCCGTGATCGGCGGGATGCGGGACGGTTCGGTCATGTATGCGAAGCGATGCCTCAGCGGCCTGGCGCTGCTCCTGTCGATCATGACGCTGACGTCCACGGCGTGGGCCGGTCCACCCGCCCGACCCGGCTTGTCCGCCCCACAGCTCCCGTCCGCCCTGCCGCACCCTTCCGCCCCGCCGGGCCCGTCCGCTCCACCAGGCCCGCCGACCTCGCCGGGCTCGTCGACCACATCCGCCCTCCCGACCCTGCCGAGCCCGCCGACCCTGCCGAGAATGTCGAGCTCGTCAGCGCCGACGACGCCGACGGCCCCGCCTGTCTCAGCGACCCAGCCGTCGGCCTCCCCGCCCCCCGGCCCCACCCCGGCCGAGGCCGGCGGTGAGGCCGAGGGCGGCGGTGAGGCGCTGCCCGTTCCGGCGATCGGCCGGACGTGGCCGGTGGGCACGCGTCCGCCGGTGGTACGCGGCTGGGAACCTCCGGCGACGCCGTACGCCCGCGGCCATCGAGGGGTCGACCTGGCGGCCCCGCCGGGCGCACCGGTACGGGCCGTGGCAGCCGGACGGGTGTCATTCGCCGGCCAGGTGGCCGGCCGGGGCGTGGTCTCGGTGGAGCTGACGGCCACGGGCATGCCGCCGCTGCGCACGACGTACGAGCCCGTGCGGGCGTCGGTGCGCGAGGGGGACCAGGTGAGCCCGGGCCAGGTGGTCGGGACGGTGGAGCCGTCGGACCGGCACTGCGCGCGGAGCTGTGTGCACTGGGGGCTGCGGCGCGGCGAGACCTACCTCGACCCGTTGTCCCTGCTGCCGCCGTGGCTGCGGCGCACGGCCCCCTCCAGACTCCTGCCGGTACTGGGCGTCCCCTTGCCGTGATCCGGCCCGGGAGCCCCCGCCACCCCCGCCGCGCCGCGGCCGCCGCCACCCTTCGGCCGCCGGGCCGGCTGGGCGCAGGGCGGCAGGGCGGCAGGGCGGCAGGGCGAGGTTCAGCCGCGGACTCCTCGTAGGACCATGCCGACCGCAGCCTCCGTGATCGCCGACGGGTCCTCCGCGGCGCCCAGCTCGATCCGCCGTACCGCCGCGTCCACGACGCCCTGCAGAAGCATCGCCGCCAGCCGGGGCTGCGCATGACCCAGCTCGGCCAGCGCCTCTCCGATCATCGCCACGAGGCCGCCGTGCGCCGCCCGGATCTTCTCCCTGGCTCCGGCGTCCAGCTCGCTGGCCGAGATCGCCACGACGGCCCGGTGCCGCCGGTCCCCGACCAGGGCGAGCTGCCGTCGCACGTACGCCTCGACCTTGGCCTCGGCGCCGTCGGCCGCGGTCATCGCGGCCTCGACCTCCGCCGTCCACACGGGGAAGTCGACCTCGCACAGCTCCTCGACCACGGCGGCCCGCGAACGGAAGTACTCGTACACGGACGAGCGCGCGAGACCCGTCCGCTCGGCGAGGGCCGGGAACGTCAGCGCTTCCGTCCCGCCCTCGGACAACAGGGAACGTGCCGCGTCCAGCAGGGCGGCACGCTGCATCGACCGGTGCTCGGCCACGGAGGCCGCTCGAATCCTTGGCACGTCGTCCATTTTACGGACGTGCCACGCCCTGCGGGAGTGACTGCGCCCGCCGGCACCGGCAACGGGCGGGTCAGCGACCGAAGCTCGCCAGTTTGGCCCGCAGCTGGAGCACCGACTTGGTGTGGATCTGACTGACCCTGCTCTCGGTCACACCCAGCACGTTCCCGATCTCGGCGAGCGTCAGCCCCTCGTAGTAGTACAGGGTGACGACCGTCTTCTCCCGGTCGGGCAGCGTGTTGATCGCCCGGGCGAGGAACCGCCTGAGCTCCCGGTCCTCGGCCACCTCCACCGGGTTGTCGGCGGCCGTGTCCTCCAGCGTGTCCATCAGACTCAGCCGGTCGCCGCCCTCGCCGCCGACGTGCAGCAGCTCCTCCAGCGCCACCACGTTGGCCAGCGACAACTGACTGAACACGGCGTGCAAGTCCTCGACGGCGATGCCCAGCTCGGCCGCGACCTCGCACTCCGACGGGGTCCGCCTCAGCCGTGCCTCCAACGTGGCGTAGGCCCGCTCCACGTTGCGCGCCTTCTGCCGGACCGACCTCGGGATCCAGTCCAGCGCCCGCAGCTCGTCGATCATCGCGCCGCGGATCCGGGTGATCGCGTACGTCTCGAACTTGATCTCCCGGTCGACGTCGAACTTCTCGATCGCGTCGATCAGCCCGAAGACCCCGGAGGACACGAAGTCGGCCTGCTCCACGTTGGGGGGCAGGCCGACGCTCACCCTTCCCGCCACGTACTTCACCAGCGGCGAGTAGTGCAGGATCAACTGCTCCCGCAGCCGCTCGTCGCCCGTCGCCTTGTACGAGCGCCACAGCTCGTCGAGCGTCGAGGGAGCGGGCGGCCGCACGCTGCCACCGTCACGGGCGGCTGGGGGGATCGCCGCCCGGTCGGACCCGGAGGTGTGCTGAGGCATTCGTCGCCTTGTGCCGTTCTGCAGTGAAGTGCGTCGGGGTGGGTGAAGGTGTTACCAGGTGGTGCAGTGGTGCCGGTCTGTGACGGAATCCTCGTGAGCGTAGCGTGACTGCGGTGTCGCGGTGCGCGAAGTTCGCGGTGCGACCGGTACGCAGATACGTTCCGCTTGGCGCCCTCCCGGGGCAGGTCGATCGGGGTCGCCATCACGAGGTCGCGTCAACTACCGGACTCCACAAGGCTTTCGGCGTTCCCCCGGACGGCCGAACCCCCGGAGTCAACCCGGAGGCCGATCCCCTCGAACGGAGACCATCGCCTGGCGTGTCAACTTCCAGCCGTCGCCGTGTCGTTCGACGTATCCGAGCGCTCTGAGCTCGTACAGCCTCGCGATCGCGTCGTCCGGTGTCGTCCGGGCTTCGCGGGCGATCTCGTCGACCGCCGCGGTCCGGCGTGCCGGGAGCGCGGCCAGCACTCGCCGGGCCCCCGGCTCCAGGAGGTCGCGCGGCAGCGCCGGCCCGCGCCGGGCGGGCGCCAGTTCGCCCATGTCACCGACCAGCTCGACGATCTCCGCGGCATCGGTGACCAGCACGGCCTCCTCCCGCAGCAGTTCGTGCACCCCTGCGGAGAGGCCGCTGGTGGCCGGGCCCGGCACTCCTATCGTGTGCCGTCCCAGGCGTTGTGCCGCCCGGGCGGTGACCAGCGAGCCGCTGCGATGGGCGGCCTCCACGACGACCGTGCCCCGGGTGAGCGCGGCGATCACCCGGTTGCGCAGGATGAAGCGGCTCGGCGTCGGGTGCTCGCCCGGCGGCAACTCCCCGATCACCAGACCCTGTTCGGCGATCCTGCCGATCAACTGTGTGTGACCCCGCGGATAGGGCTGGTCCACCCCGCACGCGAGGACGGCGACGGTGGCGCCGCCTGCGCCGAGGGCGCCCCGGTGGGCGGCTCCGTCGACCCCGTAGGCGCCGCCGGACACGACCACCCAGCCGCGTTCGGCGAGGCCGCAGGCGAGGGAGGCGGCCATGTGGGCGCCGTACTCGGTGCAGGCGCGGGCGCCGACGACGGCCACCGAGCGCAGCGCCCACATCCGCAGGCTGGGCCGCCCCCGCACCCAGAGCCCGAGCGGCCGGGCGTCCCCGAGCTCTTCCAGCGTCCCCGGCCACTCCGCGTCGCCCGGGCACACGAACCGCACCCCGGCCTTCTCGGCGAGGGCCAGGTCCCGCTCCGGATCGGCCAGCTGGGCGCGCGCCCTGAGCCCGGCCCACCGCCGTGCGGTCACTCCCGGCAGCGGCTCCCCGTCCGCGCACAGCCGGCGCACCACCTCCCGCGCGCCACGCTTGCGCACCCACTGACCGCCGACCTCGTCGCCGGGCTCGACGACCCGGCAGAGGAAGACCCGGGCCAGCCGGTCGTCGGCCCGGACGCCGCCGTTCACGTGAGGGCCCCGAGAGCCATCGGCACCCCGCGGGGAACCCCCGTGCGCAGCTGGAGGGCCAGTGCCACGTCCGTCGCGTCCGGCCGGTCGTGGCCGACCAGGTCGGCGACCGTCCAGGCGACCCGCAGCACACGGTCGAGCCCGCGGGCGGTCAGCGTCCCGCGCTCCAGGTTCCGCTCCGCCTCGTCCATCGCGCCGACCGCCGCGTGCCAGCGGTGGCGCAGCTCCCGCCCCGGCACTTCGGAGTTGGTCCGCCACGGAGTGCCCGCCAGCCGGGCCGCCGCGCGCTCCCGGGCGGCCCGCACCCGGTCGGCGACGGTCGTTGTGGACTCGCCTCCGGGCCCGCGGTGCGCGAGCTCGGCCCGGCTGACCGCGTCGACCTCCACACGCAGGTCGACCCGGTCGAGCAGCGGCCCGGAGAGCCGCGCCTGGTAGCGGCGGACCGCGGCGGGCGAACAGTCGCACAGGGCGTCGCGCAGCGAGAACCGCCCGCACGGGCACGGGTTGGCGGCGAGCACCATGAGAAACCGCGCCGGGAACCGTACGACGCCCGCGCTGCGCGCGATCACCACGTGCCCCGATTCGAGCGGCTGCCGCAGGGCGTCGAGGACCCGGCTGCCGAACTCGGGGGTCTCGTCGAGGAAGAGCACGCCCCGATGGGCCAGCGAGACCGCGCCGGGGCGGGCGATGCCGGGGCCGCCGCCGACCAGTGACTGCATCGTGGCCGAGTGGTGCGGGGCGCAGTACGGGGGCACGTCGATCAGAGGCTTGCCGGGCGGCAGCAGACCGGCCACCGAGTGCACCGCCGTGACTTCCAGCGACTCCTCCCTGCACAGCGTGGGCAGCACCGTCGGCAGACGCTCCGCGAGCATCGTCTTGCCGGCGCCGGGCGGGCCCTCCAGGAACAGATGGTGTCCGCCCGCGGCGGCCACCTCCACCGCGGTGCGCGCCGAACGCTGGCCGACCACGTCCGCGAGGTCGTGCTCCTGCTCCGGGTGAGCGGCGCCCATGCCGGTGGCCTCGCCCGTGCCGGGCACCCGCAGGCCGGCCAGGAGCGGATCCGGGCGGCCCGTCTCGTCCGGATCCTCCTCGGGCACGGGCTCGTCGGCGAGGACGGCGATGAGCTGCCGCAGGCTGCGCACTCCGAGCACGGAGACGCCCGGCACCAGCGCGGCCTCGGCGGCCGCGCTCTCGGGCACGACCACCTGCTCGTATCCGGCGGTCGCGGCGGCCAGCACCGCGGGGAGGACGCCCCGCACCGGCCGCACCCGCCCGTCCAGGCCCAGCTCGCCGATCATCACGATGTCGGCGAGCACCCGCGGGTCGATCCGTTCCGCCGCGCCGAGCACCGCACAAGCCACGGCGAGGTCGAAGCCCGATCCGCCCTTGGGCACGGAGGCGGGGCTGAGGCCCACCGTGAGCTTCTTCTGCGGCCACTCGCCGCCCGAGTTCACCACCGCCGCCCGCACCCGGTCCCGGCTCTCGCTCAGGCTCTTGTCCGGCAGCCCCACCAGGGTGAACGCCGCCACTCCGGGTTCGAGGTCGGCCTGGACCTCGACGACCACGCCCTCGACGCCCACCAGCGCCACCGCACACGTACGCGCGAAGCCCATCTCAGGCCACCCCCCGCGCGTGCTGCACGACGGCGGCTCCGCGGCGCGGCAGGACCACGCCGACCAGGTCGATCCGG includes:
- the pyrH gene encoding UMP kinase; translated protein: MTTKAQKSDDGKVHGRFLLKLSGEAFSGGGGLGVDPDVVHKIAREIAAVVRDGAEIAVVIGGGNFFRGAELQQRGMDRARSDYMGMLGTVMNCLALQDFLEKEGIDSRVQTAITMGQVAEPYIPLRAVRHLEKGRVVIFGAGMGMPYFSTDTTAAQRALEIDAEALLMGKNGVDGVYDSDPKTNPAAVKFDALGYGEVITRELKVADATAVTLCRDNKLPILVFELLAEGNIARAVKGEKIGTLVDEQGGRA
- the tsf gene encoding translation elongation factor Ts; this encodes MANYTAADVKKLRELTGAGMMDCKKALDEAEGIVDKAVEALRIKGQKGVAKREGRSAENGAVVSVIADDNSSGVIVELKCETDFVAKGDKFQAVASAIAEHVAKTAPADIAALLGSEIEPGKTVQAFVDEANANLGEKIVLDRFAQFTDGYVTAYMHRTMPDLPPQIGVLVELDKPNAEIAKGVAQHIAAFAPKYLSKEDVPAEVVESERRVAEETTRAEGKPEAALPKIVEGRLNGFFKDATLLGQPYALDNKKSVQKVLDEAGVTLKRFSRIKVGI
- the rpsB gene encoding 30S ribosomal protein S2, whose protein sequence is MAVVTMRELLESGVHFGHQTRRWNPKMKRFIFTERNGIYIIDLLQSLSYIDRAYEFVKETVAHGGTVMFVGTKKQAQEAIAEQATRVGMPYVNQRWLGGMLTNFSTVYKRLQRLKELELIDFEDVAASGLTKKELLVLSREKAKLEKTLGGIREMSKVPSAVWIVDTKKEHIAVGEARKLNIPVVAILDTNCDPDEVDYKIPGNDDAIRSVTLLTRVIADAVAEGLISRSGVATGDKGDKAAGEPLAAWERDLLEGEKKADAEKADEAAEKPAEAAADEAPAAEAPAAEAAADEAPAAEAAPAAEGEQA
- a CDS encoding murein hydrolase activator EnvC, which gives rise to MSSSSAPTTPTAPPVSATQPSASPPPGPTPAEAGGEAEGGGEALPVPAIGRTWPVGTRPPVVRGWEPPATPYARGHRGVDLAAPPGAPVRAVAAGRVSFAGQVAGRGVVSVELTATGMPPLRTTYEPVRASVREGDQVSPGQVVGTVEPSDRHCARSCVHWGLRRGETYLDPLSLLPPWLRRTAPSRLLPVLGVPLP
- a CDS encoding TetR/AcrR family transcriptional regulator, yielding MAEHRSMQRAALLDAARSLLSEGGTEALTFPALAERTGLARSSVYEYFRSRAAVVEELCEVDFPVWTAEVEAAMTAADGAEAKVEAYVRRQLALVGDRRHRAVVAISASELDAGAREKIRAAHGGLVAMIGEALAELGHAQPRLAAMLLQGVVDAAVRRIELGAAEDPSAITEAAVGMVLRGVRG
- the whiG gene encoding RNA polymerase sigma factor WhiG yields the protein MPQHTSGSDRAAIPPAARDGGSVRPPAPSTLDELWRSYKATGDERLREQLILHYSPLVKYVAGRVSVGLPPNVEQADFVSSGVFGLIDAIEKFDVDREIKFETYAITRIRGAMIDELRALDWIPRSVRQKARNVERAYATLEARLRRTPSECEVAAELGIAVEDLHAVFSQLSLANVVALEELLHVGGEGGDRLSLMDTLEDTAADNPVEVAEDRELRRFLARAINTLPDREKTVVTLYYYEGLTLAEIGNVLGVTESRVSQIHTKSVLQLRAKLASFGR
- the dprA gene encoding DNA-processing protein DprA, with the protein product MNGGVRADDRLARVFLCRVVEPGDEVGGQWVRKRGAREVVRRLCADGEPLPGVTARRWAGLRARAQLADPERDLALAEKAGVRFVCPGDAEWPGTLEELGDARPLGLWVRGRPSLRMWALRSVAVVGARACTEYGAHMAASLACGLAERGWVVVSGGAYGVDGAAHRGALGAGGATVAVLACGVDQPYPRGHTQLIGRIAEQGLVIGELPPGEHPTPSRFILRNRVIAALTRGTVVVEAAHRSGSLVTARAAQRLGRHTIGVPGPATSGLSAGVHELLREEAVLVTDAAEIVELVGDMGELAPARRGPALPRDLLEPGARRVLAALPARRTAAVDEIAREARTTPDDAIARLYELRALGYVERHGDGWKLTRQAMVSVRGDRPPG
- a CDS encoding YifB family Mg chelatase-like AAA ATPase — its product is MGFARTCAVALVGVEGVVVEVQADLEPGVAAFTLVGLPDKSLSESRDRVRAAVVNSGGEWPQKKLTVGLSPASVPKGGSGFDLAVACAVLGAAERIDPRVLADIVMIGELGLDGRVRPVRGVLPAVLAAATAGYEQVVVPESAAAEAALVPGVSVLGVRSLRQLIAVLADEPVPEEDPDETGRPDPLLAGLRVPGTGEATGMGAAHPEQEHDLADVVGQRSARTAVEVAAAGGHHLFLEGPPGAGKTMLAERLPTVLPTLCREESLEVTAVHSVAGLLPPGKPLIDVPPYCAPHHSATMQSLVGGGPGIARPGAVSLAHRGVLFLDETPEFGSRVLDALRQPLESGHVVIARSAGVVRFPARFLMVLAANPCPCGRFSLRDALCDCSPAAVRRYQARLSGPLLDRVDLRVEVDAVSRAELAHRGPGGESTTTVADRVRAARERAAARLAGTPWRTNSEVPGRELRHRWHAAVGAMDEAERNLERGTLTARGLDRVLRVAWTVADLVGHDRPDATDVALALQLRTGVPRGVPMALGALT